A genomic segment from Bacteroidia bacterium encodes:
- a CDS encoding OmpA family protein — translation MKKTVLLTVASLAGLLHTSAQEGFSFDSTEYVVTPAPFNTSASEYGAYGFKDEVFFVTDRENRFGVSHYDEKTQQPFPDIYHCLRRDTGFSKPHPYDATVNSPFAEGPSCISSDGELFFFTATRRPKEIAGKRILGIYWCKKEGSGWSPPQLLPFIKDEFSYAYPSLSADGDQLYFSSDRAGGAGGMDIYVCEFLGNTWGKPENLGPLINSTFDEMFPFIESSGLLFYSTARKSKGGLDIFVAEKIYPFDEYEVERLGEPFNTPYDDFGFFIYPDHRSGYFSSNRTGQDDIYRFRSIRPRFEDCIPTKQVSYCFTFFEENSALEGDTTRLSYEWDFGNGIKVRGKEADHCFAQPGVYTVQLNIVEKESGLLFFTQASYEITVDPVTSLFIDVQDTLPAGKTILFDGAGCVIPNHSIKEYFWEFGSWRERRGMQVQYAFRKPGKYKVILGVRAVSDSSAASIYQCVFKDLVVVNEKDYLTIYRNKPFRQQSDNTGLKTGLNIDPNDDSISYRLNLGYSASQIPLTSKMFDGIKDVKEIYADGVYRYTAGETKKMIDLFPYFVKAKQKGFRDASVLAFRNDQLIPGQAGSQVQIFDSTVVKAYTVFFPNREFILLPGQTIVLDSLVRDLKKKSDLRIFISGHSDNMGDDYLNFRLSEKRAQVVRDYLVKKGVNYKRIAIRPFGSDVPIAPNDNEDGRKFNRRTDIIVHF, via the coding sequence ATGAAAAAAACTGTGCTCCTAACCGTTGCTAGTCTTGCAGGGCTCCTACATACGAGTGCACAGGAAGGATTTTCATTTGATTCCACAGAATATGTTGTAACTCCGGCGCCGTTCAATACTTCCGCCTCTGAATACGGTGCATACGGTTTCAAAGACGAAGTGTTTTTTGTCACTGACCGGGAAAACCGCTTTGGTGTTTCTCATTATGATGAGAAAACACAGCAACCCTTTCCGGACATCTATCACTGCCTGCGCAGGGATACCGGATTCAGCAAACCACACCCTTACGATGCGACCGTAAATTCTCCGTTCGCCGAAGGACCTTCGTGCATCTCTTCGGATGGCGAACTGTTCTTCTTCACAGCCACACGTCGCCCGAAAGAAATAGCCGGTAAACGTATTCTCGGGATTTACTGGTGCAAAAAAGAAGGATCCGGGTGGTCGCCGCCTCAACTTCTCCCGTTCATCAAAGATGAATTTTCCTATGCATATCCATCGCTCAGCGCCGACGGCGATCAACTTTATTTCAGTTCAGACCGCGCGGGAGGAGCCGGAGGAATGGATATATATGTCTGCGAATTCCTCGGTAACACCTGGGGCAAGCCGGAAAACCTGGGACCGCTTATCAATTCCACCTTCGATGAAATGTTTCCCTTCATCGAATCCTCCGGACTTCTGTTTTACTCTACTGCACGGAAATCAAAAGGAGGTCTGGATATTTTTGTAGCGGAAAAGATTTACCCCTTTGACGAATATGAAGTAGAACGACTGGGGGAGCCATTTAATACCCCTTACGATGATTTTGGTTTTTTCATTTATCCCGATCACCGCTCCGGTTATTTTTCATCCAACCGGACAGGCCAGGATGACATTTACCGGTTTCGCTCTATTCGTCCGCGCTTTGAAGACTGCATACCTACGAAACAGGTTTCCTACTGCTTTACATTTTTCGAAGAAAATTCCGCATTGGAAGGCGACACCACCCGGCTCAGTTACGAATGGGATTTCGGCAACGGTATAAAGGTTCGCGGAAAGGAAGCAGATCACTGTTTTGCACAGCCGGGAGTATACACGGTTCAATTGAACATTGTGGAGAAAGAATCCGGCCTGCTGTTCTTTACACAAGCCTCGTATGAGATCACCGTAGATCCTGTCACCTCCCTTTTTATTGACGTACAGGATACACTGCCGGCTGGAAAGACCATCCTTTTTGATGGAGCCGGATGTGTGATTCCGAATCATAGTATAAAAGAGTACTTCTGGGAATTCGGATCCTGGCGTGAACGCCGGGGAATGCAGGTGCAGTATGCCTTCCGGAAGCCGGGAAAATACAAGGTTATACTGGGCGTAAGAGCTGTAAGTGACAGCTCAGCAGCGTCCATTTATCAATGCGTGTTTAAAGATCTGGTTGTTGTGAATGAAAAAGATTACCTGACCATCTACCGGAATAAGCCGTTCCGGCAGCAATCCGATAATACAGGGCTAAAAACCGGTCTGAACATTGACCCGAACGATGACAGTATATCGTATCGTCTGAATCTCGGGTACTCAGCATCACAAATTCCCCTTACCTCCAAAATGTTTGACGGCATTAAAGACGTGAAAGAGATCTATGCCGACGGCGTTTACCGGTATACAGCCGGAGAAACAAAGAAAATGATCGACTTGTTCCCGTATTTTGTGAAGGCCAAACAAAAAGGCTTTCGCGACGCCAGTGTTCTCGCCTTCCGCAATGATCAGCTCATCCCGGGGCAGGCAGGATCCCAGGTCCAGATCTTTGATTCTACAGTTGTTAAAGCATATACTGTTTTCTTTCCCAACCGTGAATTCATTCTTCTTCCCGGCCAAACAATAGTTCTTGACAGTCTGGTACGCGATTTGAAGAAGAAATCGGACCTCAGAATATTCATTTCGGGACACTCGGACAACATGGGGGATGATTACCTTAATTTCAGGCTCTCGGAAAAACGCGCACAAGTAGTGAGGGATTATCTCGTGAAAAAAGGAGTCAATTATAAGCGCATTGCCATTCGTCCGTTCGGTTCCGACGTTCCCATCGCTCCGAATGATAATGAAGACGGAAGGAAATTCAACCGGAGAACAGATATTATCGTTCACTTCTGA
- a CDS encoding SpoIIE family protein phosphatase, translating into MKRTPLTLLFSICLTLLSAQTYNFRVFGIDEGLANPYVYHITQDTMGFLYAATGDGLSVFGGNRFVNITQAEGLAENFINTQYLDRGGNLWLGHYQKGITVKHGIKFLDLRLAGLQSVRITRILEDSSGNFLISTFGQGVMSIPSHGTPGFITGLPSDMINDIEITLDGKLLVATNESFGVYRLNPEMTKAEAIYELKEHAGKNTQQIIRKGANDYFITVMGIGIVHLEYLQGECRLRPFNNDLFKGSVFDIRDGVIDNDGNLWLASFGEGLKKLIPGDDKFEIATLFVIDHENGLPTDHLQSLFFDREGNLWIGTYGKGLVQMINERFSLFTGFGTELDPGVYSACSDATGNLWIGTRNGLVRFVPGSRQNDLHPIAGIEQEKITALQPDNQGKIWAGSESGMLYVVDAETKKVIRHSLSGKSKYINTIDRVYDKLYIATSAGLFIINLKNGETETLTTNEGLLHNNVVNTLYSYEGKLWIASHETPPYFFMDGKAEVFNNVPGIRTFDLNDLAEDKDGHIWIATGGDGLFRYNGSEFLHYSIETGLGSNFCYAVVVDVNGNVWVTHKNGVSRMKRGETWFEHIGKSKGILSSENNLSAVYADPTGTVFFGTENGVVKYDPRKEKMNPVENKTSILGITLNGKYIGLPEDTLIEYGDHSVRIDFIGVCLSDPSQVRYRYILEGFDPGWAETDHTQRFISYPRLTDGIYTFRLLSRNNTGAWNKQPVTISFRINMPIWKRWYFFVFCAAIITTISILYTRMRTRRLVKQRQILQQQVHEQTLVIRREKEEVERINAIVEEKNRDITSSINYAVKIQEATLPKTQLMEKVINGIIFYRPRDIVSGDFFWYYILEDERLVVVAADCTGHGVPGAFVSLVGKMLLDKIIIERKITEPSKILKMMDEGIKESLHQKGEDLTSQDGMELALLIIDTDRKGLVFSTANRPVLVVRKGVLSEYSGSPFGIGGTYGKLHKEFGEERVELQAGDMIFIFSDGYADQFGGERGRKFSTKNLKNLLTETANSKLEEQRAIITGTFDRWKGEQKQIDDVLLIGIRI; encoded by the coding sequence ATGAAGCGTACTCCCCTGACTCTTCTTTTCAGCATATGCCTGACTCTTCTCAGCGCGCAAACCTATAATTTTCGTGTTTTCGGAATTGATGAAGGACTTGCCAATCCCTATGTGTATCACATTACACAGGATACCATGGGGTTTCTCTATGCCGCCACCGGTGACGGCCTTTCCGTTTTTGGAGGCAACCGCTTTGTAAATATCACACAGGCGGAAGGACTTGCAGAGAATTTCATAAACACCCAGTATCTCGACCGAGGCGGAAATCTCTGGCTGGGCCATTACCAGAAGGGGATTACCGTAAAGCACGGCATAAAATTCCTGGACCTCCGGCTGGCCGGGCTTCAAAGCGTCAGGATCACCAGGATCCTTGAGGATTCTTCAGGAAACTTTCTTATTTCCACGTTCGGGCAGGGAGTGATGAGCATACCTTCCCATGGAACGCCCGGTTTTATCACCGGATTACCTTCAGACATGATCAACGACATTGAGATTACCCTGGACGGTAAACTCCTGGTTGCTACCAATGAATCCTTTGGCGTTTACCGGCTCAATCCGGAAATGACAAAAGCAGAAGCGATCTATGAGCTGAAAGAGCATGCGGGTAAAAACACCCAGCAAATTATCCGCAAAGGAGCGAATGATTATTTCATTACCGTAATGGGAATTGGAATTGTTCACCTGGAGTACTTGCAGGGCGAATGCCGGCTCCGTCCGTTCAACAATGATCTTTTCAAGGGATCTGTCTTTGATATCCGCGACGGGGTGATAGACAACGACGGAAACCTCTGGCTGGCAAGCTTCGGAGAAGGACTGAAAAAACTGATTCCGGGAGACGATAAATTTGAGATTGCAACCCTTTTCGTGATTGATCATGAAAATGGGCTTCCTACGGATCATCTGCAAAGTCTCTTCTTCGACCGTGAAGGAAACCTATGGATCGGGACCTACGGGAAGGGACTGGTACAGATGATTAACGAACGGTTTTCGCTGTTTACGGGTTTTGGAACGGAGCTGGACCCGGGCGTGTACTCTGCTTGTTCCGATGCTACCGGCAATCTCTGGATTGGCACCCGTAACGGACTGGTAAGGTTTGTTCCCGGATCGAGACAGAACGACCTCCACCCGATTGCAGGAATTGAACAAGAAAAAATCACGGCTCTTCAGCCGGATAATCAAGGAAAAATATGGGCGGGAAGCGAAAGCGGGATGCTGTACGTGGTGGATGCGGAAACGAAAAAAGTGATCCGGCATTCTCTCTCCGGAAAATCAAAATACATCAATACCATTGACCGGGTGTACGATAAACTTTACATCGCCACGTCTGCAGGATTATTCATTATAAACCTGAAGAACGGGGAAACCGAAACACTAACAACCAATGAAGGATTGCTGCACAACAACGTAGTTAACACCTTATACAGTTACGAAGGAAAATTGTGGATAGCATCCCATGAAACACCGCCATACTTTTTTATGGACGGAAAGGCAGAAGTATTTAATAACGTTCCGGGCATACGCACTTTTGACCTGAACGACCTGGCTGAAGATAAGGACGGCCACATTTGGATCGCTACGGGAGGCGACGGACTGTTCCGCTACAACGGTAGCGAGTTCCTTCATTATTCCATAGAAACAGGGCTGGGTTCCAACTTTTGCTATGCGGTGGTGGTGGATGTGAACGGAAACGTATGGGTGACCCATAAAAACGGAGTCAGCCGGATGAAACGTGGTGAAACATGGTTTGAACATATCGGCAAGAGCAAAGGCATACTTTCATCAGAAAACAATCTGAGCGCAGTGTACGCCGATCCCACCGGCACCGTATTTTTCGGAACAGAAAACGGTGTGGTAAAGTATGACCCGCGGAAAGAAAAGATGAACCCGGTAGAAAATAAGACAAGCATTCTCGGCATCACACTCAACGGAAAATATATCGGGTTGCCTGAAGATACGCTGATCGAATACGGCGACCATTCGGTTCGCATTGATTTCATAGGCGTGTGTCTTTCAGATCCGTCGCAGGTACGCTACCGGTATATATTGGAGGGCTTTGATCCCGGCTGGGCAGAAACGGACCACACGCAGCGCTTTATCTCCTATCCCCGTCTTACAGATGGGATCTACACATTCCGTTTACTGAGCCGCAACAATACGGGAGCATGGAACAAACAGCCGGTGACCATTTCATTCCGGATTAACATGCCCATATGGAAACGCTGGTATTTTTTTGTTTTCTGCGCTGCCATTATTACCACCATCAGTATCCTGTACACCCGCATGCGTACCCGCCGCCTGGTAAAACAGCGGCAGATCCTTCAGCAGCAGGTACACGAGCAAACGCTGGTGATCCGCAGAGAAAAGGAAGAAGTAGAGAGGATCAACGCGATTGTGGAAGAAAAAAACCGCGATATCACCAGTTCCATCAATTACGCGGTGAAGATCCAGGAGGCCACACTTCCCAAAACGCAACTGATGGAGAAGGTGATCAACGGGATCATTTTTTACAGGCCGAGGGATATTGTGAGCGGTGATTTTTTCTGGTACTACATACTCGAAGATGAGCGGTTGGTGGTGGTTGCGGCCGACTGTACGGGTCACGGTGTTCCAGGCGCATTTGTTAGTCTGGTGGGAAAAATGCTGCTGGACAAGATCATCATTGAGCGCAAGATCACCGAACCTTCAAAGATCCTGAAGATGATGGATGAAGGGATCAAAGAAAGCCTGCATCAGAAGGGGGAAGATCTGACCAGTCAGGACGGCATGGAGCTGGCATTGCTGATAATTGATACAGATCGTAAAGGACTCGTATTCAGCACCGCCAACAGACCCGTCTTGGTCGTTCGAAAAGGGGTATTAAGCGAATATTCCGGATCTCCTTTCGGAATTGGCGGAACCTATGGTAAATTGCACAAGGAATTCGGAGAGGAAAGGGTTGAATTACAGGCAGGAGACATGATCTTTATATTCTCGGACGGGTACGCCGACCAGTTCGGAGGGGAAAGAGGCAGGAAATTTTCGACCAAAAACCTGAAGAATCTTCTGACAGAAACGGCGAATTCGAAACTGGAAGAACAACGAGCCATTATAACAGGTACTTTTGACCGGTGGAAGGGGGAACAGAAACAAATTGATGATGTATTGCTGATTGGTATCAGGATATAA
- a CDS encoding DUF1987 domain-containing protein gives MDTSNVTQKMQTLEIKPTERTPWVIVDREFQLFYIAGNSFPDNVLEFYQPVLKWIDEYVNNPDPKMLFHFRFNYVNSSTKKLLQLIMTKLSKVHTSGKVVRVLWESKETDEDLVDMGREFALMYDFPVKVQESPAE, from the coding sequence ATGGATACTTCTAACGTCACACAAAAAATGCAAACGCTGGAGATCAAGCCAACGGAGCGGACACCCTGGGTGATTGTAGACCGAGAGTTTCAGCTTTTCTACATTGCCGGCAATTCATTTCCCGATAACGTACTTGAATTTTACCAGCCTGTTTTGAAATGGATTGATGAGTATGTGAACAATCCGGATCCCAAGATGCTGTTTCATTTTCGTTTCAACTATGTAAATTCTTCCACAAAAAAACTGTTGCAGCTGATCATGACAAAGCTGTCCAAAGTGCATACTTCCGGTAAAGTAGTTCGGGTGCTATGGGAATCAAAAGAAACGGATGAAGACCTTGTGGATATGGGCCGTGAATTTGCCCTGATGTACGATTTTCCTGTAAAAGTTCAGGAGAGTCCCGCCGAGTAA
- a CDS encoding T9SS type A sorting domain-containing protein — translation MKSNVLFVLIFFLHSTSFSQSCPAIFPQDTALFSVPFWTSAFVTGDFNTDGLSDLAYVNRNDGTLSVRIGNGNLSFQPEVNYATQSNAFDILTDDFNNDLIPDLAVTNPSAQGVSVLLGNGNGTFQAAVLFVTITGNPYRIASGDVNGDGNREILYSNLNDDVVALLPGNGNGTFQLGALYFCDANGEGLTCADFNGDGRADVVVANNPSNSVSFLAGNGNNSLQSPVNYSVSANPLDVATEDIDLDGIKDLLVVTYNNLCILKGNGNGTFQNSISIPTQAMGGCRLNISDLNSDGFVDIVIANSYSADVSVFPGNGTVNPSAPVVYSAGAFISLFCIDIADFDQDSYPDIAYMDLTNYEFHVLRGNGTGVFPAATNYQITGGWGPRALATADLNGDGNLDLVTANQNTNNLSVMYGSGSGTFQSSTNYSVGTSPFAIISADLEGDGDSDLVVTNEGSANISILLNSGTGIFAPAVNYSVGTNPRHIAVADFDTNGIRDIAVTNIGSANVSVLLGLGSGLYASAVNFIVNAQPDGIAASDFDGDSILDLFVVTNYSYCFLKGIGNGSFAPSIPTATTSYRLAMVYDFNQDSIPDVACNRASIPAITIFLGQGNGTFLTSSTVSTFIGIQSFVLSDLNGDLKPDFVVAEGASSQLICTVLNLGNLFFSTPNIYRTDSEPYWIAPGDFNGDYKNDIAAIAKRSNTVSVLLNNTPNYFIHDTTVTICAGDSFLLYGNYYLTGGIYYDSMFVAVNGCDSLHFSEIEVIPCTGISDSDFGPEMLRIFPNPANDWVTVLGSGDFNLFDMTGNSVLAKRNVSGRTEICVSSLCPGIYVAELISSSGVLRTRLIRN, via the coding sequence ATGAAAAGTAACGTTCTTTTTGTTTTAATTTTCTTCCTGCACTCCACTTCCTTTTCCCAAAGTTGCCCTGCCATTTTTCCTCAGGATACCGCTTTGTTTTCTGTTCCCTTTTGGACCAGCGCCTTTGTCACCGGCGACTTCAATACAGATGGCCTTTCAGACCTGGCATACGTCAATCGTAATGATGGCACCCTAAGTGTTCGAATCGGAAACGGGAATCTGAGCTTTCAGCCAGAAGTTAACTATGCCACACAATCCAATGCCTTTGATATTCTCACGGACGATTTTAACAATGACCTTATTCCGGATCTCGCCGTAACAAATCCATCAGCACAAGGAGTTTCGGTGCTTCTTGGAAATGGCAATGGCACCTTTCAAGCTGCTGTCCTTTTTGTAACAATCACCGGAAATCCATATCGTATTGCATCCGGTGATGTGAATGGAGATGGCAACAGGGAAATACTGTATTCCAATCTGAATGATGATGTAGTCGCTCTTCTTCCCGGCAACGGTAACGGAACATTCCAGCTTGGCGCACTCTATTTTTGTGATGCCAACGGCGAGGGGCTTACCTGTGCTGATTTTAACGGGGACGGGCGGGCCGACGTTGTAGTTGCAAATAACCCTTCAAATTCTGTATCATTTCTGGCCGGTAATGGTAATAATTCCCTGCAATCCCCGGTGAATTATTCCGTGAGCGCAAATCCACTGGACGTGGCTACTGAAGATATTGATCTCGATGGAATTAAGGATTTGCTCGTTGTAACATATAATAATCTTTGTATCCTAAAAGGAAACGGAAACGGGACATTTCAAAACAGCATATCCATCCCCACCCAGGCAATGGGTGGTTGCCGCTTGAATATTTCCGATCTCAATTCAGATGGATTCGTAGATATTGTCATCGCTAACTCCTACAGCGCAGACGTGAGCGTTTTTCCGGGAAATGGAACTGTAAATCCATCTGCACCGGTGGTATATTCCGCGGGAGCTTTTATTTCTCTATTTTGTATTGATATTGCAGATTTCGACCAGGACTCTTATCCGGATATCGCTTATATGGATTTAACCAATTACGAATTTCATGTTCTTCGGGGTAATGGAACCGGTGTATTTCCTGCGGCGACAAATTATCAAATTACCGGCGGATGGGGCCCCCGTGCGCTTGCTACAGCTGATCTGAATGGTGATGGGAATCTTGACCTCGTGACGGCAAATCAAAATACAAATAATCTAAGTGTAATGTACGGATCCGGATCAGGAACGTTTCAGTCGAGTACCAATTATTCAGTTGGAACGAGCCCATTCGCTATAATTAGCGCCGACTTAGAGGGGGACGGGGACAGTGATCTCGTTGTAACAAACGAAGGAAGTGCGAATATTTCTATTCTCTTAAATAGTGGTACAGGCATATTTGCGCCAGCTGTGAATTATTCTGTAGGCACAAATCCAAGGCATATTGCTGTGGCCGATTTCGACACTAACGGTATCCGGGACATTGCCGTTACTAATATCGGTAGTGCAAATGTCTCTGTGCTCCTGGGATTGGGAAGCGGTCTTTATGCTTCTGCAGTGAATTTTATTGTAAATGCGCAGCCTGACGGAATAGCTGCTTCTGATTTTGATGGCGATTCTATTCTCGATCTTTTCGTAGTCACAAATTACAGTTACTGTTTCCTGAAGGGTATAGGGAATGGAAGTTTTGCCCCTTCTATCCCTACCGCTACCACCTCATACCGGCTGGCAATGGTCTACGATTTCAATCAGGATTCTATTCCTGACGTTGCCTGTAACCGGGCTTCAATTCCTGCAATTACTATTTTCCTGGGACAGGGAAATGGAACATTCCTCACTTCCTCCACTGTATCCACCTTTATTGGGATTCAGTCCTTTGTACTTTCTGATCTTAACGGGGATCTCAAACCCGATTTCGTGGTGGCGGAGGGCGCCTCGTCACAGTTGATCTGCACGGTTTTAAATTTGGGAAATCTATTCTTCAGCACACCAAATATTTATCGAACGGATTCAGAGCCATATTGGATTGCGCCCGGAGACTTTAACGGCGATTATAAGAATGATATAGCGGCCATTGCCAAACGATCAAATACCGTTTCGGTTTTATTGAATAATACTCCTAATTACTTTATTCATGATACCACAGTTACAATTTGCGCAGGCGACAGCTTCTTGCTATATGGCAATTACTATTTAACAGGGGGCATCTATTATGACAGCATGTTTGTCGCAGTTAATGGCTGTGACAGTCTACATTTCTCGGAAATTGAGGTGATTCCCTGTACAGGTATAAGTGATTCAGACTTCGGACCTGAAATGTTACGTATTTTCCCTAACCCGGCAAATGATTGGGTAACCGTCCTAGGCTCAGGTGATTTTAATCTATTCGACATGACAGGAAATTCTGTTCTGGCAAAGCGTAACGTGAGCGGCCGAACGGAGATTTGTGTTTCATCCCTTTGTCCGGGAATCTATGTAGCTGAACTCATCAGCAGTAGCGGCGTTCTTAGAACTAGGTTGATTCGTAATTAA
- a CDS encoding type II toxin-antitoxin system RelE/ParE family toxin, giving the protein MQEIKVEFLKEAEDFLDEVNPKARKKIFSDISKTRAGLRGEWFCKMPGTDDIWEFRTLFNKTYYRVFAFWHKRGEQETLVICTNGIVKTTAKTPRGDIERAERIKKEYMEGS; this is encoded by the coding sequence ATGCAGGAAATAAAAGTAGAATTCCTCAAGGAGGCCGAAGACTTTCTTGATGAAGTGAATCCCAAGGCGAGAAAAAAGATTTTCTCGGACATCAGTAAGACCAGGGCAGGACTACGTGGAGAGTGGTTCTGCAAAATGCCAGGAACGGATGATATTTGGGAATTCCGAACATTGTTTAACAAAACGTACTATCGGGTGTTTGCGTTTTGGCATAAAAGAGGGGAACAGGAAACACTCGTGATTTGTACCAACGGAATAGTTAAGACCACGGCAAAGACTCCGAGGGGCGACATTGAACGAGCGGAAAGAATAAAAAAGGAATACATGGAAGGCAGTTAG
- a CDS encoding helix-turn-helix transcriptional regulator, with amino-acid sequence MQTQKKSVKRQTKSLEELEDKYFGKKGSQEREVYESQVRLEIIGELLKQMREDNNLTQSQLAKKLGMHKAYVSKIENNVKTQRLDTILKLMKVLKGHLFIRLSDKEGTREVELV; translated from the coding sequence ATGCAGACGCAAAAGAAAAGTGTAAAAAGGCAGACCAAAAGCCTGGAAGAACTTGAAGACAAGTACTTCGGAAAAAAAGGTTCTCAAGAAAGAGAAGTTTACGAGAGTCAGGTCCGACTTGAAATAATCGGTGAATTGCTCAAGCAAATGAGGGAGGACAATAATTTAACGCAATCGCAGCTTGCCAAAAAACTGGGCATGCACAAGGCGTATGTGTCAAAAATTGAGAACAACGTCAAAACGCAGCGGCTGGATACCATTTTAAAACTTATGAAGGTCCTCAAGGGACATCTCTTCATCAGGTTATCCGATAAGGAGGGAACCAGAGAAGTTGAACTTGTTTAA
- a CDS encoding transposase family protein: MITAPHHIVLSAANEFKRKTTFVNEMWQTDFSYFRITGWGNYYMSSVMDDYSRFLIVGDLLSTMKAEDARATIDKAIISSGISPNKMPKLLSDNGSCYIAQEFRAYLKLKGIHQINGAPCHPQTQGKIERYHRTIKNVVLLENYYSPEELQRAITKFVHYYNYERYHESLDNMTPADVYFGRAEKVRRNREKIKRETMFKRKEDYFKQKLILEKQKLEVTLN, translated from the coding sequence TTGATCACCGCTCCACATCATATTGTTTTGAGTGCGGCCAATGAGTTCAAAAGAAAAACAACTTTTGTGAATGAAATGTGGCAGACTGATTTTTCTTATTTCCGCATCACTGGTTGGGGCAATTATTACATGAGTTCGGTGATGGATGATTACTCTCGATTTCTCATCGTTGGAGATTTGCTCTCCACCATGAAAGCAGAAGATGCCAGAGCAACAATTGATAAAGCGATCATCAGCTCCGGCATATCACCCAACAAAATGCCGAAGCTTTTATCTGACAACGGGTCCTGTTACATTGCTCAGGAGTTCAGGGCATACTTAAAGCTCAAGGGCATCCACCAGATAAACGGCGCTCCTTGTCATCCCCAAACCCAAGGTAAAATAGAACGGTATCATCGTACAATCAAGAATGTTGTCCTGCTCGAGAATTACTATTCTCCCGAAGAATTGCAACGTGCCATTACTAAGTTCGTCCATTATTACAACTACGAGCGCTACCATGAATCACTTGACAACATGACACCAGCCGACGTTTATTTTGGCCGGGCAGAAAAAGTGAGGAGAAATCGAGAAAAAATTAAACGAGAAACAATGTTTAAAAGAAAGGAGGACTACTTCAAACAAAAGCTCATTTTAGAAAAACAAAAATTAGAAGTAACTTTGAATTAA